One Bemisia tabaci chromosome 7, PGI_BMITA_v3 DNA window includes the following coding sequences:
- the LOC109032295 gene encoding serine/threonine-protein phosphatase 5 isoform X3, giving the protein MIVPEMKLDRRQCLSGTRCEAHEVNFIAIFTSLLVALSVSHAFSVERLNVEGTLDRISNSDLRSHREFETNYTGPVLENEKVTLKFMTDLLKFYNDCLIITSIEKPYSILPEKDVFTILKQARDYFKKQPSLVDIKLPKNENITVCGGIHGKLLNLVHIFSLNGLPSPKNRYLFNGDITGRRFKSIECLLLYFGFKLLYPDAVFINRGHKEDQGQNYGLDDLVEECRTKYPRNAKLLHGFWEVFQWMPLAHIISTDIAEKKNAGAEGSAMSPVYGRVLVTHGGMFPKKGVTLDDVKKVKRGCDPTNSGPDLLINDMLWSDWNIPEACRNVTQVEKNQPNITSQIGPDESKSFCEANKIDYIIRNFAPLDEGYCVEHNGRIVSLISTDEFTDTAKGLNKGALIVLESPGLIPKFTKFRFTFVVEEFLKTRIMRRFWTDEKDIPIGK; this is encoded by the exons ATGATAGTGCCAGAAATGAAACTAGACAGGAGACAATGTCTGAGTG gtaCACGGTGTGAAGCGCACGAAGTTAATTTCATTGCCATCTTTACAAGTCTGTTGGTAGCGTTATCAGTATCACACGCATTTTCGGTGGAAAGGTTAAATGTCGAAGGGACTCTTGATCGTATCAGCAACTCCGATCTTAGGTCACATAGAG AATTTGAAACAAACTACACGGGACCCGTCCTAGAAAATGAGAAAGTTACTCTAAAATTTATGACAGACCTCCTGAAATTTTATAATGACTGTTTAATTATTACCTCCATCGAGAAACCATACAGTATTTTACCTGAAAAGGACGTCTTTACG ATTTTGAAGCAAGCTCGAGACTACTTCAAGAAACAACCATCTTTAGTAGACATAAAActaccaaaaaatgaaaatatcacagTGTGTGGTGGCATTCACGGTAAACTACTGAACCTTGTGCATATATTTTCCTTGAACGGCCTTCCCTCACCAAAAAATCGTTACTTGTTCAACGGCGATATCACGGGCAGACGCTTCAAATCCATAGAGTGCCTTTTGCTTTATTTTGGATTCAAGTTGTTGTACCCAGACGCAGTTTTTATAAATCGCGGCCATAAGGAGGACCAAGGGCAGAACTACGGATTGGACGATCTCGTCGAAGAATGTAGAACGAAGTATCCTAGGAATGCAAAACTGCTACACGGATTCTGGGAAGTTTTCCAGTGGATGCCACTTGCGCATATTATCAGCACTGATATCGCAGAGAAGAAGAATGCTGGTGCAGAGGGTAGCGCCATGTCCCCAGTTTACGGTCGAGTTCTCGTCACCCACGGAGGGATGTTTCCCAAAAAAGGCGTGACGTTAGATGACGTCAAGAAGGTCAAACGGGGCTGCGACCCTACGAATTCAGGTCCAGATC ttttaataaACGACATGCTCTGGTCGGATTGGAATATACCCGAAGCTTGTAGAAATGTCACGCaggtggaaaaaaatcaaccgaaCATTACGTCTCAGATAGGGCCAGATGAGAGCAAATCCTTCTGCGAGGCGAACAAAATTGACTACATCATTCGCAACTTTGCGCCCTTGGATGAAGGATACTGCGTAGAGCACAACGGCCGAATCGTATCACTAATATCAACTGATGAATTCACCGATACAGCAAAGGGCTTAAACAAGGGTGCACTCatagttttggagtcccccgGGTTGATTCCAAAGTTCACGAAATTCCGATTCACTTTTGTCGTAGAGGAATTCTTAAAAACCCGGATAATGAGACGATTTTGGACGGACGAAAAAGATATCCCGATCGGAAAGTAA
- the LOC109032295 gene encoding serine/threonine-protein phosphatase 5 isoform X1 yields the protein MASVKSYLIKSFFYPIPFISVKKSGRIYSTIRQILLVGQLASLVVSSTGDKGSVRGILDAVDPKALNIDTDYVGPKLENVTLTFMENLIQFYNKTLYEDKKNILHQKFVLMILKQTCDHFKTQPSLQEVELKPAEKIITVCGNIHGKLEDLLHIFDINGFPSPSNRYLFNGGFINRRPESIECALILFGFALLYPDSFFINRGSHEDFHQSQGKGSLTEESERKYPGNSEVLHGFWEVFRWLPLALIIRGNVPKKVDSFWSATNLIRPITWGRKMYHRFTGQRKIRIGAYTPSHGRILVVHAGLFSKPGVTLDDIQRIERGCDPEESALMFDMLWSNPGEKDGRHQNIPGFGSIQFGPDISESFCTRNKIDYIIRSHAPVPMGYHVEHHGRVVTIFSTTDCHRDNRGAIAVVKAPELKPVFTVFAFKYDYKEARCLWLGEKNIAVEKYNTIGVEQTEGSPLG from the exons ATGGCGAGTGTGAAGTCATACCTgattaaatcttttttttatccCATTCCTTTTATTTCCGTGAAGAAAAGTGGTAGAATATATTCCACAATCAGGCAGATTCTCCTCGTTGGACAACTTGCTTCATTAGTGGTTTCATCAACTGGAGATAAAGGAAGCGTCCGTGGAATACTAGATGCAGTTGATCCAAAGGCTCTAA ataTTGATACCGATTACGTGGGaccaaaattagaaaatgtCACACTaacattcatggaaaatttaaTACAATTCTACAACAAAACTCTTTATGAAGACAAAAAGAATATTTTACACCAAAAATTCGTTTTAATG atactGAAACAAACTTGTGACCACTTCAAGACGCAACCCTCTCTGCAAGAGGTGGAATTAAAACctgcagaaaaaataattactgTTTGCGGAAACATCCACGGAAAACTGGAAGATCTGTTGCATATATTTGACATTAACGGATTTCCATCTCCAAGCAATCGATATTTGTTCAACGGGGGTTTTATCAACAGACGACCAGAATCCATAGAATGTGCCCTGATACTTTTTGGTTTCGCTTTGCTTTATCCGGACTCATTTTTCATTAATCGCGGAAGTCATGAAGATTTTCATCAAAGTCAAGGAAAGGGTTCTTTGACGGAAGAGTCAGAGAGGAAGTATCCTGGAAACtcagaggtattgcacggtTTCTGGGAAGTCTTTCGATGGCTACCCCTTGCGCTTATCATTCGAGGCAACGTTCCTAAAAAAGTAGATAGCTTTTGGAGTGCCACAAATTTGATTCGACCGATCACCTGGGGTCGGAAAATGTATCATCGTTTCACAGGTCAGCGGAAAATCCGTATTGGGGCTTATACTCCATCCCACGGAAGAATTTTGGTTGTTCACGCAGGACTCTTCTCAAAACCAGGCGTAACGTTAGATGATATTCAGCGCATTGAGCGGGGCTGTGATCCTGAGGAATCAGCGCTGATGTTCGATATGCTTTGGTCAAACCCTGGTGAAAAAGATGGACGTCATCAAAACATACCGGGATTTGGTTCTATTCAGTTTGGACCTGATATTTCTGAATCTTTTTGCACTAGAAATAAAATTGACTACATCATACGATCACACGCTCCAGTGCCTATGGGTTACCATGTCGAACATCATGGCCGTGTCGTTACAATTTTTTCCACCACGGATTGCCATCGTGACAACAGAGGAGCGATAGCGGTGGTTAAGGCTCCTGAATTGAAACCAGTGTTTACAGTCTTCGCCTTCAAGTATGATTATAAGGAGGCAAGGTGTTTGTGgttgggagaaaaaaatatagcGGTCGAAAAATACAATACGATTGGAGTTGAACAGACAGAAGGTAGTCCTCTTGGCTGA
- the LOC109032295 gene encoding serine/threonine-protein phosphatase 5 isoform X2, with amino-acid sequence MIVPEMKLDRRQCLSGTRCEAHEVNFIAIFTSLLVALSVSHAFSVERLNVEGTLDRISNSDLRSHREFETNYTGPVLENEKVTLKFMTDLLKFYNDCLIITSIEKPYSILPEKDVFTILKQARDYFKKQPSLVDIKLPKNENITVCGGIHGKLLNLVHIFSLNGLPSPKNRYLFNGDITGRRFKSIECLLLYFGFKLLYPDAVFINRGHKEDQGQNYGLDDLVEECRTKYPRNAKLLHGFWEVFQWMPLAHIISTDIAEKKNAGAEGSAMSPVYGRVLVTHGGMFPKKGVTLDDVKKVKRGCDPTNSGPDLLINDMLWSDWNIPEACRNVTQVEKNQPNITSQIGPDESKSFCEANKIDYIIRNFAPLDEGYCVEHNGRIVSLISTDEFTDTAKGLNKGALIVLESPGLIPKFTKFRFTFVVEEFLKTRIMRRFWTDEKDIPIGKY; translated from the exons ATGATAGTGCCAGAAATGAAACTAGACAGGAGACAATGTCTGAGTG gtaCACGGTGTGAAGCGCACGAAGTTAATTTCATTGCCATCTTTACAAGTCTGTTGGTAGCGTTATCAGTATCACACGCATTTTCGGTGGAAAGGTTAAATGTCGAAGGGACTCTTGATCGTATCAGCAACTCCGATCTTAGGTCACATAGAG AATTTGAAACAAACTACACGGGACCCGTCCTAGAAAATGAGAAAGTTACTCTAAAATTTATGACAGACCTCCTGAAATTTTATAATGACTGTTTAATTATTACCTCCATCGAGAAACCATACAGTATTTTACCTGAAAAGGACGTCTTTACG ATTTTGAAGCAAGCTCGAGACTACTTCAAGAAACAACCATCTTTAGTAGACATAAAActaccaaaaaatgaaaatatcacagTGTGTGGTGGCATTCACGGTAAACTACTGAACCTTGTGCATATATTTTCCTTGAACGGCCTTCCCTCACCAAAAAATCGTTACTTGTTCAACGGCGATATCACGGGCAGACGCTTCAAATCCATAGAGTGCCTTTTGCTTTATTTTGGATTCAAGTTGTTGTACCCAGACGCAGTTTTTATAAATCGCGGCCATAAGGAGGACCAAGGGCAGAACTACGGATTGGACGATCTCGTCGAAGAATGTAGAACGAAGTATCCTAGGAATGCAAAACTGCTACACGGATTCTGGGAAGTTTTCCAGTGGATGCCACTTGCGCATATTATCAGCACTGATATCGCAGAGAAGAAGAATGCTGGTGCAGAGGGTAGCGCCATGTCCCCAGTTTACGGTCGAGTTCTCGTCACCCACGGAGGGATGTTTCCCAAAAAAGGCGTGACGTTAGATGACGTCAAGAAGGTCAAACGGGGCTGCGACCCTACGAATTCAGGTCCAGATC ttttaataaACGACATGCTCTGGTCGGATTGGAATATACCCGAAGCTTGTAGAAATGTCACGCaggtggaaaaaaatcaaccgaaCATTACGTCTCAGATAGGGCCAGATGAGAGCAAATCCTTCTGCGAGGCGAACAAAATTGACTACATCATTCGCAACTTTGCGCCCTTGGATGAAGGATACTGCGTAGAGCACAACGGCCGAATCGTATCACTAATATCAACTGATGAATTCACCGATACAGCAAAGGGCTTAAACAAGGGTGCACTCatagttttggagtcccccgGGTTGATTCCAAAGTTCACGAAATTCCGATTCACTTTTGTCGTAGAGGAATTCTTAAAAACCCGGATAATGAGACGATTTTGGACGGACGAAAAAGATATCCCGATCGGAAA ataTTGA